A single window of Nasonia vitripennis strain AsymCx chromosome 4, Nvit_psr_1.1, whole genome shotgun sequence DNA harbors:
- the LOC100116960 gene encoding NFX1-type zinc finger-containing protein 1-like isoform X4, which translates to MAAVDDTITTNTSKNVYKCPKTTTVAQNQANWRSRNAGQSSGTAQRTKSWRNNKRGEDSTRQTFNTSHRSYEQSSHYKRREPHYGRNDVEKKNPGTERNSTAEHKFTFKYLQDLSQKDSNEVISALASKKTDFEQFLLDVPSELMAITIRVLGNVCRANFEDTVTRILVPTLSSHFLDKLDDYLLRLPYEKEVEKRKNKLYHDDVGRFWTDLTDFFKKLIELLPSKACDGLRPILEKIGTIFEFIDKFQKDCRIDEKVKRVALTLHEILEAEVKRIEEKSKATRKPIVAAELETENPPDDYRELSVIPTLKDMINDKPFIRKCKINEPYSSVDHYLDVQFRLLREDFVCPLRSGLKEYLNPNPQKYRNNDLRIYRRVTLLSPGVQDNTVGVTVSFPPMSHVNWRQSKRLIYGGLVLLSNDHFKTILFFTVAYRDEKELAKGRILMEPCEGTVITRDMYNSTYVMLESKIYFEPYWAVLNAMKHLTENDFPMRKYLIDADNTRRLPEYIRDVDSLFYKYTRLPVAYDKVWPNAKSFNMDETQLNAFRSALTQEFSLIQGPPGTGKTFIALEIVGTLLNNQDYWKNYGPIVVICLTNHALDQFLEGVLKYTKKVVRVGSRSQNEALKPYTLMERRKAMYSYGSTDAGSMMYYVKHDMEYILRNIQKTLLQISYLNLPDAIVPLDLLKENCNNPILQDFESNQDLLSWLIEADINPYSMSLDSGFNLADYNKEEQQVTTDIKTEYQSIDNIPEFEKYHKKSVMDDDLELNEVFEVDRESKPMFPLRKVNIAMTYIQKELIDYKNKQDKNDAPFDPVIQEFHKRLDILTNIKQLVQQELKQHSVINPNRVKSNDIYWESYWYWVKDSYENAMNRLHQLEEEYRQTLLRLKDAKQLVDLHTLKHHKIVGMTTTGAAKIYSSIQALHAPIVLVEEAAEILESHVVCSLARNCQQVILIGDHKQLQPKASVYKLGKNYNLNISLFERMVRIMGDCTQLGYQHRMRPQFAKLITPAIYKKLYNHEVVLDYPDVAGLEKNLFFLNHVQREENHDMDDSWTNRHEAEFLVAFARHLVLQGYSTKDITILCTYTGQLFTLTKEKSRYSSILQDLRVTTVDNFQGEENKIILLSLVRNNGEGNIGFLKEETRVCVALSRAREGLYIMGNMDDLVVKNNIWPQIKSVLEDENAIGDVLRLRCQIHSEQLVEVKNAKDFQESPEGGCSKLCGVDMPCGHPCLSVCHMRDREHKEFSCRQPCLKACSFNHPCPLLCYEGCKACKVKVECELRCGHTVEMSCSSDPDTFPCYIQVETTLPDCKHQIQKFCHFADELCSCTYPCDSRLPCGHTCKHTCHVNKDPDHIEYKCSKDCAKTYVGCDNGHPCKKKCFEECGLCPIKVEKTRSCGHFYKQAQCGEDLEKQPCVRPCKRDIPTCGHKCKQLCCDPCGKCEIIVEKKSIKCGHTLKIKCCNEAEPSKCNGKCPKTLPCGHPCTKKCKDQCTTKCQIMVKLNEPGLCGHAFEVPCFLQSSDPKSEDLLKYCKESCKTKLACQHYCKGNCGECQQGRMHIFCAEPCGFPLVCGHLCEDPCREQCKSCKRNCELQCQHSKCKNKCGMPCSPCIEKCALGCEHKKCKKRCSEICNIEPCMELCKKKLKCDHPCVGFCGEPCPPLCRICNKDELTELLFGDEDDPDARFVFLEDCKHCIESSGLSKWLELDNDTIKVKTCPKCKTPIKKCARLMNQIKKDLNDVQLVKKKVFYGQYEDLGKIQRKRLETVKNMLKHATVSVHPAIQKFLYNLRDRLTFVRNRRRQILSAQDVDTCRVIVDIINHMIEILSTIEETLHQMSLEKWKKNFISGYSPVPTFRDYKITYKFIEIQILIILESISSCTWHLPKQRLEDIELELLRLHYMAALCIADLKFRKYILASFLVEYTKKYDVVLKKLSCIKRFEKKVQSEVLDALNNLQNEEKTAVIEKCMIVQAMGFKQGHWYKCPNGHPYVIGECGGAMEVANCNECGAKIGGTDHRLLGSNQLASEMDGTAINPAWSW; encoded by the exons ATGGCAGCAGTCGATGATACAATAACAACCAATACGTCGAAGAACGTATATAAATGTCCGAAGACCACCACAGTCGC TCAAAACCAAGCGAATTGGAGATCCCGAAACGCCGGCCAAAGCTCGGGGACTGCTCAAAGAACGAAATCATGGCGAAATAATAAACGAGGCGAGGACAGCACACGACAAACTTTCAACACCAGTCATCGAAGCTACGAACAAAGTTCCCACTACAAACGACGAGAGCCGCATTATGGCAGGAACGacgttgaaaaaaagaatcctGGCACCGAAAGAAACTCCACCGCAGAGCATAAGTTCACGTTCAAGTACCTACAGGACTTGAGCCAAAAGGACAGCAACGAAGTCATTTCAGCACTGGCTTCGAAAAAAACAGATTTTGAACAGTTTCTTTTGGATGTACCCTCGGAGCTCATGGCAATAACTATACGAGTTCTGGGCAACGTCTGTCGCGCGAATTTCGAGGATACCGTTACGCGTATTCTTGTACCAACTCTATCCAGCCATTTTCTGGATAAATTAGACGACTATCTGCTAAGACTACCCTACGAGAAAGAAGTCgaaaagcgaaaaaacaaGCTTTACCACGACGACGTTGGCAGGTTCTGGACGGATCTGACTGATTTCTTCAAGAAGTTGATCGAACTTTTGCCGAGCAAAGCTTGCGATGGGCTGAGGCCGATTCTAGAGAAGATCGGCACGATCTTCGAATTCATAGATAAGTTTCAGAAGGACTGTAGAATCGACGAGAAGGTAAAGCGGGTAGCCTTGACTTTGCATGAAATTTTGGAAGCAGAAGTTAAGAGGATCGAGGAGAAGTCCAAGGCCACTCGCAAGCCGATCGTTGCCGCTGAATTGGAAACGGAAAATCCACCGGATGACTACAGGGAACTCAGCGTTATCCCAACGCTAAAAGACATGATTAACGACAAGCCATTCATAAGAAAATGCAAGATAAACGAACCGTATAGCTCGGTTGATCACTATTTGGACGTTCAGTTTCGTCTGCTGAGAGAAGATTTTGTATGTCCTTTGCGCAGCGGCTTGAAAGAGTATCTGAACCCCAATCCGCAAAAGTACCGCAACAACGACCTAAGGATATATAGAAGAGTGACGTTACTGAGTCCCGGCGTACAGGACAACACCGTAGGTGTCACGGTGTCTTTTCCCCCGATGAGCCATGTAAACTGGCGACAATCAAAGCGATTGATATACGGTGGACTTGTACTACTGAGCAACGATCATTTCAAGACCATCCTATTCTTTACAGTCGCCTACCGCGACGAGAAAGAGTTGGCGAAAGGTCGAATCCTAATGGAACCGTGCGAAGGTACTGTGATTACTCGAGATATGTACAACAGTACATACGTCATGTTGGAGTCGAAGATATACTTTGAGCCATACTGGGCTGTTCTGAATGCCATGAAACATCTGACAGAGAACGATTTCCCGATGAGAAAGTATCTTATAGACGCCGATAATACCAGAAGGTTACCCGAGTATATCAGGGATGTTGATTCACTATTCTACAAGTACACTCGCCTACCAGTGGCCTATGACAAAGTATGGCCTAATGCCAAGAGTTTCAATATGGACGAGACACAGTTGAATGCCTTCAGATCGGCTCTTACCCAGGAGTTTTCGTTGATCCAAGGTCCTCCGGGCACTGGTAAGACTTTTATCGCTTTGGAAATAGTGGGTACGCTCCTGAATAATCAAGACTACTGGAAAAATTATGGACCGATTGTTGTTATCTGTTTAACAAATCACGCACTTGATCAGTTTCTGGaaggtgttttgaaatatACGAAAAAGGTTGTTCGCGTTGGCAGCCGGTCTCAAAACGAGGCATTAAAGCCATACACATTAATGGAAAGAAGGAAAGCTATGTATTCCTATGGCTCGACTGATGCCGGTAGTATGATGTATTACGTAAAGCATGACATGGAATACATTTTGAGAAACATTCAGAAGACTCTGTTGCAAATTTCTTATTTGAATCTTCCCGACGCTATCGTACCTCTAGATCTACTCAAGGAAAATTGCAACAATCCAATCTTGCAGGATTTTGAGTCCAATCAGGACTTATTGAGCTGGCTTATTGAGGCTGACATAAACCCTTATTCAATGAGCCTGGATTCAGGTTTCAATTTGGCCGACTACAACAAAGAAGAACAGCAGGTGACAACCGATATAAAAACAGAATATCAAAGCATTGACAATATACCCGAGTTTGAAAAATATCACAAGAAATCTGTAATGGATGATGACTTGGAATTGAATGAAGTATTTGAAGTTGATCGTGAATCGAAACCTATGTTTCCGTTACGCAAAGTCAATATCGCTATGACATATATTCAAAAAGAACTaattgattataaaaataagcaagACAAAAATGATGCCCCCTTTGACCCGGTTATCCAAGAGTTTCACAAGCGTCTTGATATTTTAACCAACATTAAACAGTTAGTTCAG CAAGAGCTGAAACAACACTCAGTTATTAATCCCAATCGCGTGAAATCCAATGACATATACTGGGAAAGTTACTGGTACTGGGTAAAAGATAGTTACGAGAATGCGATGAATCGACTGCATCAACTGGAAGAGGAATATCGACAAACTCTTTTGAGATTGAAAGATGCCAAACAGCTGGTTGATCTACATACTCTAAAACATCATAAAATCGTTGGAATGACAACGACAGGCGCTGCCAAGATATATTCAAGTATACAAGCACTTCACGCCCCTATAG tgTTGGTGGAGGAGGCAGCAGAAATTCTCGAGTCCCACGTTGTGTGTTCGCTGGCAAGGAATTGCCAGCAAGTTATTCTAATTGGAGACCATAAGCAGTTGCAGCCAAAAGCATCAGTTTACAAACTaggaaaaaattacaatttgaATATATCGCTATTCGAAAGAATGGTCAGAATAATGGGAGATTGCACCCAACTGGGCTATCAGCACCGGATGCGTCCGCAGTTCGCCAAATTGATAACTCCGGCGATCTACAAAAAACTTTACAATCACGAAGTGGTGCTCGATTACCCTGACGTCGCAGGATTGGAGAAAAATCTGTTCTTTCTCAATCACGTTCAACGGGAAGAAAATCACGACATGGACGACAGTTGGACAAACCGTCATGAGGCTGAATTTTTAGTCGCTTTTGCCAGGCATCTGGTGTTACAGGGATATAGTACTAAGGATATTACGATACTGTGTACGTATACTGGGCAGCTATTTACTCTTACaaag GAAAAAAGTCGTTATTCATCGATCCTCCAGGATTTGCGTGTGACGACAGTGGACAACTTCCAAGGAGAGGAGAACAAAATTATCCTCCTATCTTTAGTGCGGAATAACGGGGAAGGCAATATTGGATTCCTAAAAGAAGAGACCAGAGTCTGTGTCGCATTATCTCGTGCCCGTGAAGGACTTTACATTATGGGAAACATGGACGATCTTGtggtaaaaaataatatttggcCACAAATCAAAAGCGTACTTGAAGATGAGAATGCCATAGGCGATGTACTTCGATTGCGTTGCCAGATTCACTCAGAGCAGCTGGTCGAG GTTAAAAACGCCAAGGATTTCCAAGAATCTCCAGAAGGCGGTTGTTCGAAGTTGTGTGGGGTTGACATGCCCTGCGGACATCCATGCCTCAGTGTTTGTCATATGCGCGATCGAGAGCACAAGGAATTTTCATGCAGACAACCTTGCTTGAAGGCTTGTTCTTTTAATCATCCCTGTCCACTGCTTTGTTACGAGGGTTGTAAAGCCTGCAAAGTTAAGGTCGAGTGCGAACTACGTTGCGGACATACCGTAGAAATGTCTTGTTCAAGTGACCCCGATACTTTTCCGTGTTACATTCAG GTTGAGACCACCTTACCTGATTGTAAACatcaaattcaaaaattctgTCATTTTGCTGATGAATTGTGCAGCTGCACTTATCCATGCGATAGCCGCTTGCCTTGTGGCCACACATGCAAACACACCTGTCACGTTAACAAAGATCCTGATCACATAGAA TACAAGTGCTCAAAGGACTGCGCTAAAACATACGTTGGCTGCGACAATGGTCATCCATGCAAAAAGAAATGCTTCGAAGAGTGTGGATTGTGTCCAATAAAAGTGGAAAAAACTCGTTCATGTGGACATTTTTACAAGCAGGCTCAGTGCGGCGAAGATTTGGAAAAGCAGCCATGTGTTAGACCTTGCAAACGGGATATACCAACTTGCGGTCACAAGTGCAAACAGCTCTGTTGTGATCCCTGTGGAAAGTGTGAGATAATT GTGGAGAAGAAAAGCATCAAATGCGGTCACACATTAAAAATCAAGTGTTGTAACGAAGCCGAACCTTCGAAATGCAACGGCAAATGTCCAAAGACTTTACCGTGCGGTCATCCATGCACTAAAAAATGCAAAGATCAGTGTACCACAAAATGTCAAATAATGGTAAAACTCAATGAGCCTGGATTATGTGGTCACGCATTTGAAGTGCCATGTTTTCTACAGAGCAGTG ATCCAAAGTCTGAAGACTTATTAAAGTATTGCAAGGAATCGTGCAAAACGAAATTGGCATGCCAGCATTATTGCAAAGGGAATTGCGGAGAATGCCAACAAGGACGGATGCACATCTTTTGCGCCGAACCTTGCGGCTTCCCACTTGTTTGTGGGCATTT ATGTGAAGATCCATGCCGAGAACAATGCAAATCGTGTAAACGAAACTGCGAGCTTCAGTGCCAACAtagcaaatgcaaaaataagTGTGGAATGCCGTGTTCACCTTGCATT GAAAAATGCGCACTAGGGTGTGAAcacaaaaaatgtaaaaaacgcTGTTCAGAGATTTGCAATATTGAGCCATGCATggaattatgtaaaaaaaaattaaaatgcgaTCATCCGTGTGTTGGATTCTGCGGCGAACCTTGTCCACCATTGTGTAGAATTTGTAACAAGGATGAATTAACGGAACTTTTATTTGGCGATGAAGATGATCCCGATGCAAG ATTCGTATTTTTGGAGGACTGTAAACACTGTATAGAGAGTTCAGGACTTTCAAAGTGGTTAGAACTGGACAACGACACTATTAAAGTCAAGACATGTCCAAAGTGCAAAACGCCAATAAAAAAATGTGCACGTTTAATGAATCAAATAAAGAAAGATTTAAATGACGTACAGTTGGTAAAGAAGAAAGTGTTTTATGGCCAATACGAAGATTTAGGAAAGATTCAAAGAAAGCGTCTCGAGACCGTGAAGAATATGCTCAAGCATGCGACGGTTTCAG TCCATCCTGCAATccaaaaatttttatacaatctACGAGACAGATTAACATTTGTACGAAACCGAAGACGGCAAATTTTAAGCGCACAGGACGTTGATACTTGTCGAGTTATAGTAGATATCATAAATCATATGATTGAAATACTGAGTACTATTGAAGAAACACTCCATCAAATGTCCTTGGAGAAAtggaagaaaaattttatttcaggCTATTCACCGGTTCCTACATTTCGTGATTATAAGATcacttataaatttattgaaattcaaattttaattattttagaatCAATTTCATCATGCACTTGGCACTTACCTAAACAAAGACTCGAAGATATCGAACTAGAACTTTTACGTCTGCATTATATG GCTGCATTATGCATCGCAGATcttaaatttagaaaatatatattagcTAGCTTCTTGGTTGAATACacaaaaaaatatgatgtggtactaaaaaaattatcatgtaTCAAACGGTTTGAAAAAAAGGTTCAGTCAGAGGTACTGGATGCGTTGAACAATCTGCAGAATGAGGAAAAAACTGCCGTCATTGAGAAATGTATGATCGTGCAAGCGATGGGTTTCAAGCAGGGTCACTGGTACAAGTGTCCCAACGGACATCCCTATGTCATAGGTGAATGTGGCGGCGCGATGGAAGTCGCCAATTGCAACGAGTGTGGAGCAAAAATTGGCGGTACTGACCATCGTTTACTTGGCAGTAATCAGTTAGCAAGCGAAATGGACGGCACTGCAATAAATCCAGCTTGGTCTTGGTAA